One genomic segment of Plasmodium vinckei vinckei genome assembly, chromosome: PVVCY_03 includes these proteins:
- a CDS encoding 6-cysteine protein — protein sequence MKKPILIVCLFFFYFFLYIFAKKNDINYGDIGIEKPYCSFKFLEKNILGDKTKCCSNIFNIWKCQNIINKNKNYKNPKTIFKIDHYNNDSPKLVKILSNELYNFFSEFVYAKSIKYPSYIDFIWLKWNLPNVDRQIYEWKTVHKKNGINFYENLHLNNTVLEEYYSFRKIRRLDELDDDDEEEEEEEEEEEEEETDAIPVPGPVAGPVVSPDEAAELEEIENDINVDQVNEKYEVTIDKSIFAEGRKGNFTGDNTNNDYVCDFRKHVKVSESKETEKVCELNIVKPIANINIICPTKDSGNGEFDNITYFPKRAPYIVLVKTNEPEKEGKIKFKEKKIADLLYGTIIPKTHNGKKNNFNRGSIRFILPSIVVKPTTFYIICDNSKSKKDTFKGKKGIAKISVMPYGSIEKGCNYSKNKNHLFGINIDIEEKEKQVDDAENVIDNNGKGNMPCFFQLNAGEAGGIIFPENYKSSTCFEEVIEYNPNKKWDRNKKEINELINGAIIYKSDINYKYFNAKYIGIPTSYRKPLHIFCTITTTDNKSHMVYLSINQEISMSAFDLFESFIRLNKMTEVAQTVSQKNEYVCDFTNRLDATRDNNENIKKVIICRKKLKEFDIFRLKCDFNKTKYKNIEMIPGSIKEKQHVLKLDSDVQLLLLKLYMKLNSNLYRHVHEYPPLLVFPLNIISKLELKKNIIFKNHKYEKYFNEAPNKDGLLVNLLTYLKSLDVLSMNTEIESINLDVNDSDQNVVDISFQVPAYIYNDNPYYFVFGCNNTNDNGKIGIVELIISKNEEIIKGCNFHSDVLEHFSNNVKPSESECKIDAYPNDIIGFNCQKNQYSIPTEDDINAETDVDLENVKVEPNDCFDSINIGSTKNYLVNVLPGVQTYHNKSRGMPRYFKVPYHNNELDVTFECSCSMGSKTKKISVTVKALNDKGPKEYEKSEIKSIPSTVDDDVYVCPNNQAIEAKLIKWNNTDTEIIDSCKIDVNRFRSYAQLACPNNNFSMHSNIQITYNISKPTKIDEYKTFNESELNKLIPHSEILVDVIESNNDINVDTYNVYLFFPYYIKDDYEINVVCDNSHTKYENKRGGKYIYNIKIPKRQKKVKGCNFNTNIKSEMFENGEIIKVGENTNTCKIDVKPKDVIAFECPPETVKITNCFKDAIIDNKLINLSTVLQLNNNISSWTYGHKTSYLEIPPAIGIDSPLTCICVGFKKNYDIESVLSPKFLNEIYKKLGVVNTIYTNPIVPSKSIKYNSKLFERYKENKIGKFFDFIKNAKIAEPDSDPQNIIENLFIENCDRYTSNIKQDEYYLDKYSLLNGYDVWENTYDNFLEDTIIKDIESFEKNDLKIYTLEVNIKPSKIIKPIQLTDDKYVCDFSKNNLIIPQNEMGNTPQDISCYTILSPLDTLYVKCPTIKSKYSDAERAIEDEDDEYEKEVIELIDRLDVPETDSDVETDPNVLLDKATYTKYFSSLTLKPKSFFSLVTNYLYEVEEKAETILTGSIFTEMKVLKKSNPHISYASIIIPPYIESNEILKVECDNTGYKEGGKIAGYNGITYIEISRHNYKIKGCDFTQHESTILTKGTNSLENDKICNIEVYPNEPFGVICASSHTLEPKNCFYKVYDKKNNIKDFKELIPNATILSLKDSKQDIAYAKVPNDYVYKLEFSCKCKGKFNKEKTINILLNNGEMEYDDLNIVDSVKANNINLCNFYENNELSLLNASNKIVLCKINPDLFSEVTVLLPILGEENSEQSEYKKYNTTPELEIDNDIKFIGDDKKEHTLSSILKGVIGNRIFNFKKIKQTIDGQTKGIGFSFIVPPVLENINLKFQINEKTDVESVLKPKGLVYIFIKKNVDPNILKVCDFTSGKTNLIGNNIHNLEKKCNINIKGGDIFGIICPKGFTLFPKGCFSSVILEYYNNSNNEKDEKDENIKNIKNYMNSVQEIIYNPKPKEIKELLDEGYTDLEHMENFSNFSNITEILKFKNYNMGNMKWDYNKYDSSSYAQVPESFDTPLKFSCSCYNPQNEISGLMTVQSENLDLENKQPEQAIYENNIILPYKNKVNQNLEFDSIDTNNTCNKNDEYFYKPDNIIEKSNHYLCDYSDENFFNFIGEKKIKRNVCKINANKFDVITIKCPFTKNDKPQTVEKEQDISTNNENKIVIHFDDTEYVTYFNEKDKTISLRDIYLKDFYGRTKEEFNELNILSINPENNNIYYPKNILNDVIINNKIVKLQTALPGLIFLNSKTDDNDENNQLQTDGTSTFIIPPFIKKDFHFQIVCGKYITENSKNYISLGVVYINISANLNQINGCDFVNPENSSDSIFIHKKNEKNNSICEIDLVPNRIVGINCPNKKLKPENCFSQMYYIKESEFNGSMESFNDSTNKVDITSFIKNAVSINNIERSNNTYSYLILPNYVDLDANMDHIFICTCDNKYIAKIKTDPESIKAENKHKNETRSCEYDYVNKIARCNIMEGMETNVSDVNSTVITYNVNLSRWDRLIIKYPTSNKFQFESSFVNPFNLKEKVLYNNMPTYIDDILPGAIVYNKYDPRTKLIEYTLRIPPYIPKHIQFAIEFNNRYTLANYNEEKVQGNIAYINVNVNQGYKEISGCDFTGKYSNLFTKSFNSIKNGTEECTIHFTSNNKFAGFACPSNYIVKPNNCFANIYDNKDSQKVKKLSEISNNAEYDYIKYNSKGYTISYVTFNNENKEQNISCQCIGENSTYTINVIFEPFSPRQPMSILRPFIKYVQLNPDTFSKYLRRNK from the coding sequence atgaagaagccaattttaatagtttgtttattttttttttatttttttttatatatattcgcaaaaaaaaatgacataAATTATGGAGATATAGGTATTGAAAAGCCATATTGTTCCTTCaaatttttagaaaaaaatattttaggTGATAAGACAAAATGTTgtagtaatatttttaatatatggaaatgccaaaatattataaataaaaacaaaaattataaaaatccgaaaactatatttaaaatagatcattataataatgacaGTCCCAAATTAGTAAAAATACTTTCAAATGAActctataattttttttctgaattTGTTTATGCAAAATCTATAAAATATCCATCTTATATCGATTTTATATGGTTAAAATGGAATCTACCAAATGTGGATAgacaaatatatgaatgGAAAACGgttcacaaaaaaaatgggatcaatttttatgaaaatctGCATCTAAATAATACAGTTTTAGAGGAATATTACAGCTTTAGAAAAATTCGAAGATTAGATGAGCTTGATGATGAcgatgaagaagaagaggaagaagaagaggaagaagaagaagaagaaacaGATGCAATTCCAGTTCCAGGCCCAGTTGCAGGCCCAGTTGTAAGCCCAGATGAAGCTGCAGAATTGGAAGAGATAGAGAACGATATAAACGTCGACCAagtaaatgaaaaatacgAGGTAACTATCGATAAAAGCATATTTGCAGAAGGAAGGAAAGGAAATTTTACAGGAGACAATACAAACAATGATTATGTATGTGACTTTAGAAAACATGTAAAAGTAAGTGAATCTAAAGAAACAGAAAAAGTGTGtgaattaaatatagtaaAACCAATagcaaatataaatataatatgtccAACAAAAGATTCAGGAAATGGTGagtttgataatataacatattttcCTAAAAGGGCTccatatattgttttagtAAAAACTAACGAACCAGAAAAAgaaggaaaaataaaatttaaagaaaaaaaaatagctgatttattatatggtACTATAATACCTAAAACAcataatggaaaaaaaaataattttaatcgAGGATCTATAAGATTTATATTACCTTCAATTGTTGTTAAACCTACAaccttttatataatatgtgaTAATTCAAAATCCAAAAAAGATACATTTAAAGGAAAAAAGGGAATAGCAAAAATATCTGTTATGCCTTATGGAAGTATTGAAAAAGGATGTAACTACagtaaaaacaaaaatcaCTTATTCGGTATAAACATTGATATTGAAgagaaagaaaaacaaGTTGATGATGCTGAAAATGTGATAGACAATAATGGGAAAGGAAATATGccatgtttttttcaattaaaTGCAGGAGAAGCAGGaggtattatttttcctgaaaattataaatctAGTACATGCTTTGAAGAAGTAATAGAATATAAtcctaataaaaaatgggatagaaataaaaaagaaataaatgaattaataaatggtgctataatatataaaagtgatataaattataaatattttaatgcaaaatatattggTATACCTACTAGCTATAGAAAGccattacatattttttgtacaATTACAACAACAGATAATAAATCTCATATGGTATATCTAAGTATTAATCAAGAGATAAGTATGTCTgcttttgatttatttgaatCTTTTATAcgattaaataaaatgacaGAAGTGGCTCAAACAGTGAgtcaaaaaaatgaatacgTATGTGATTTTACAAACAGATTAGATGCAACACgtgataataatgaaaatattaaaaaggttattatatgtagaaaaaaattaaaagaatttgatatatttagaTTAAAATgtgattttaataaaacaaaatataaaaatattgaaatgATTCCAGGTTCAATAAAGGAAAAACAACATGTACTTAAGTTAGACTCAGATGTACAACTTTtacttttaaaattgtatatgaaattaaattcaaatttatatagaCATGTACATGAATATCCACCTCTACTAGTTTTTCcgttaaatataattagcAAATTagaattgaaaaaaaatataatatttaaaaatcataaatatgaaaaatattttaatgaagCACCTAATAAAGATGGCTTATTagtaaatttattaacataCTTAAAATCATTAGATGTATTATCTATGAATACAGAAATTGAATCCATAAATCTAGATGTAAATGATTCGGATCAAAATGTTGTAGATATCTCATTTCAAGTGccagcatatatatataatgacaATCCAtactattttgtttttggatgtaataatacaaaCGATAATGGAAAAATTGGTATTGttgaattaattatttcaaaaaacgaagaaattataaaaggTTGTAATTTTCATTCTGATGTTTTAGAACACTTTtcaaataatgtaaaaccTAGTGAGTCCGAATGTAAAATAGATGCATATCCAAATGATATTATAGGTTTTAATTGTCAAAAAAACCAATATTCTATTCCAACCGAGGATGACATAAATGCAGAGACAGATGTAGATTTAGAGAATGTGAAGGTTGAACCAAATGATTGTTTTGattctataaatataggTTCTACTAAAAACTATTTAGTGAATGTATTACCAGGGGTTCAAACATACCATAACAAGTCAAGAGGTATGCCAAGGTATTTTAAAGTACCATATCATAACAATGAATTAGATGTTACATTTGAATGTTCATGTTCAATGGGTTCTAAAACCAAGAAAATATCAGTAACTGTGAAAGctttaaatgataaaggTCCGaaagaatatgaaaaaagtgaaataaaaagtatcCCATCAACAGTAGATGATGATGTATATGTTTGTCCTAATAATCAAGCTATAGAAGCAAAgttaataaaatggaataaTACAGATACTGAAATTATAGATAGTTGTAAAATAGATGTAAACAGATTTCGCTCGTATGCTCAATTAGCATGTCCaaacaataatttttctatgCATAGTAATATTCAAATAACTTACAATATATCAAAACCCACTAAAATAgatgaatataaaacttTTAATGAATCCGAATTAAATAAACTAATTCCCCATTCAGAAATACTTGTAGATGTAATAGAGtcaaataatgatataaatgtaGATACTTATAATGTGtatctattttttccttattatattaaagatGATTATGAAATTAATGTTGTTTGTGATAATAGTCATACGAAATATGAAAACAAAAGAGGaggaaaatatatctataatattaaaattccTAAAAGACAAAAGAAAGTTAAAGGATGtaattttaatacaaatataaaatctGAAATGTTTGAAAATggagaaataataaaagttgGTGAAAATACTAATACATGCAAAATAGATGTAAAACCAAAAGATGTAATAGCTTTTGAATGTCCACCTGAAACTGTCAAAATTACTAATTGTTTTAAAGATGCTATAatagataataaattaattaatttatcaaCAGTTTtacaattaaataataatatatcttcATGGACTTATGGACATAAAACAAGTTATCTAGAAATACCTCCAGCCATTGGCATAGATTCACCATTGACTTGCATCTGTGTtggttttaaaaaaaattatgatatagAATCTGTATTGAGTCccaaatttttaaatgaaatatataaaaagttagGAGTTGTAAATACCATTTATACGAATCCTATAGTGCCTTCTAAATCAATTAAGTATAATAGTAAACTGTTTGAAagatataaagaaaataaaataggtaaattttttgattttataaaaaatgcaaaaataGCTGAACCCGATTCAGATccacaaaatattatagaaaacctttttatagaaaattGTGATAGATATACAtctaatataaaacaagatgaatattatttagataagtattcattattaaatgGATATGATGTTTGGGAAAATACATATGACAATTTTTTAGAAGACACAATTATAAAAGATATAGAatcatttgaaaaaaatgatttaaaaatatatacattagaAGTTAACATAAAACcatcaaaaataattaaaccAATTCAACTTACAgatgataaatatgtttgtgatttttcaaaaaacaatttaattattccACAAAATGAAATGGGAAATACTCCCCAAGATATAAGCTGTTATACTATATTATCACCATTAGATACTTTATATGTTAAATGCCCAACAATcaaatcaaaatattcGGACGCCGAACGAGCGATTGAGGATGAAGATGATGAGTATGAAAAGGAAGTTATAGAACTAATTGATCGACTAGATGTGCCAGAAACCGATTCAGATGTAGAAACTGATCCTAATGTGCTTCTAGACAAAGCAACATACACAAAGTACTTTAGCAGCCTTACACTGAAACCAAAATCGTTCTTTAGCTTAGTgacaaattatttatatgaagtAGAAGAAAAAGCTGAGACAATATTAACAGGATCTATATTTACAGAAATgaaagttttaaaaaaaagtaaccCACATATATCATATGCATCTATAATTATACCACCATATATTGAatcaaatgaaatattaaaagtaGAATGTGATAATACAGGATATAAAGAAGGTGGAAAAATTGCTGGATATAATGgaattacatatattgaAATATCTAGACataattacaaaataaaaggaTGTGATTTTACCCAACATGAAAGTACAATTTTAACAAAAGGAACTAACTCActagaaaatgataaaatatgtaatatcGAAGTATATCCCAATGAACCTTTTGGTGTAATATGTGCTTCTAGTCATACTTTAGAAcctaaaaattgtttttataaagtttatgataaaaaaaataatattaaagatTTTAAAGAATTAATACCTAATGCAactattttatcattaaagGATTCAAAACAAGATATTGCCTATGCAAAAGTACCAAAtgattatgtatataaattagaATTTTCATGTAAATGTAAaggaaaatttaataaagaaaaaactataaatatattacttaATAATGGAGAAATGGAATATGatgatttaaatattgTAGATTCAGTAAAagctaataatataaacttatgtaatttttatgagAATAATGAATTATCTCTTCTTAATGCATCTAATAAAATAGTCctatgtaaaataaatccAGATTTATTTTCAGAAGTAACTGTATTACTTCCAATATTAGGAGAAGAAAATTCTGAACAGtcagaatataaaaaatataatacaacACCAGAATTAGAGATtgataatgatataaaatttattggAGATGACAAAAAGGAACATACATTATCTTCTATATTAAAAGGAGTAATAGGAAATAGAATATTtaactttaaaaaaataaaacaaacaatTGATGGACAAACTAAAGGTATAggattttcttttattgtACCTCCTGTTTTAGAAAacattaatttaaaattccaaattaatgaaaagaCAGATGTAGAATCTGTTTTGAAACCAAAAGGgttagtatatatatttattaaaaaaaatgttgatccaaatatattaaaggTATGTGATTTTACATCAGGAAAAACAAATCTAATAGGAAATAATATTCacaatttagaaaaaaaatgtaatataaatataaaaggaGGTGATATATTTGGAATTATTTGTCCAAAAGGGTTTACACTTTTTCCTAAAGGATGTTTTAGTAGTGTTATATTAGAATATTACAATAATtctaataatgaaaaagatgaaaaggatgaaaatattaagaacataaaaaattatatgaattcTGTTCaggaaattatatataatccaAAACCAAAAGAAATTAAAGAATTATTAGATGAAGGATATACTGATTTAGAACATATGGAAAacttttcaaatttttcaaatattacagaaattttaaaatttaaaaattataatatgggAAATATGAAATGGGATTATAACAAATATGATTCTTCTTCTTATGCACAAGTTCCAGAATCATTTGATACTcctttaaaattttcatgtAGTTGTTACAATCctcaaaatgaaatatctGGACTTATGACAGTTCAATCAGAAAATCTAgatttagaaaataaacaacCAGAGCAAgcaatatatgaaaataatattatattaccatataaaaataaagtaaatCAAAATTTAGAATTTGATTCTATagatacaaataatacgtgtaataaaaatgatgaatacttttataaacctgataatattattgaaaAGTCAAATCACTATTTATGTGATTATTCAGATGAAAActtctttaattttattggagaaaaaaaaattaaaagaaatgtttgtaaaataaatgcaaataaatttgatgTTATAACTATTAAATGTCCATtcacaaaaaatgataaaccACAAACAGTAGAGAAAGAACAAGACATTTCTACTaacaatgaaaataaaatagtcaTACATTTTGATGATACAGAATATGTTACATATTTCaatgaaaaagataaaacaATTTCTTTAAgagatatttatttaaaagattTTTATGGACGAACAAAAGAAGAATTcaatgaattaaatatattatcaataaatccagaaaataataatatatattatcctaaaaatatattaaacgatgttataataaataataaaattgtaaaattaCAAACTGCATTACCTggacttatttttttaaacagtAAGACAGAtgataatgatgaaaacAATCAACTACAAACTGATGGTACATCTACATTTATAATACCaccatttataaaaaaagattttcattttcaaattgtttgtggaaaatatataacagaAAATtcgaaaaattatatatctcTTGGAGttgtgtatataaatatatcagctaatttaaatcaaataaatggATGTGATTTTGTTAATCCAGAAAATAGTAGTgattctatttttattcataaaaaaaatgaaaaaaataattcaatatGTGAAATTGATTTAGTACCTAATAGAATAGTAGGAATAAATTGTCCTAATAAAAAACTAAAACCAGAAAATTGTTTTAGTCAgatgtattatattaaagaaTCTGAATTTAATGGTTCTATGGAATCATTCAATGATTCTACAAATAAAGTTGATATAACaagttttataaaaaatgcagtgtctataaataatatagaaagaagtaataatacatactcctatttaatattaccAAATTATGTCGATTTAGATGCGAATATggatcatatatttatttgcacatgtgataataaatatattgcaaaaataaaaactgaTCCTGAATCTATAAAAGcagaaaataaacataaaaatgaaacgAGATCTTGTGAATACGATTATGTTAACAAAATAGCCAGATGCAACATTATGGAAGGAATGGAAACTAATGTCTCTGATGTAAATTCAACAGTTATAACATATAATGTCAATTTATCTAGATGGGATAgattaataattaaatatccTACATCTAACAAATTTCAATTTGAAAGCAGTTTCGTGAACCCATtcaatttaaaagaaaaggttttatataataatatgccAACATATATTGATGATATATTACCAGGAGCTAtcgtatataataaatatgatccacgaacaaaattaattgaATATACATTAAGAATCCCACCATATATTCCTAAACATATACAATTTGCAATcgaatttaataatagatATACATTAGCAAAttataatgaagaaaaagtaCAAGGAAATATTGCTTATATTAATGTAAATGTGAATCAAGgttataaagaaataagtGGTTGTGATTTTACAGGAAAATATTCAAACTTGTTTACTAAATCATTTaattctataaaaaatggaacaGAAGAATGTACAATACATTTTacaagtaataataaatttgcgGGATTTGCATGTCCAAGTAATTATATTGTAAAGCCAAATAATTGTTTTGCTAATatttatgataataaagattcacaaaaagttaaaaaGCTATCTGAAATTTCAAACAATGCAGAatatgattatataaaatataattctaAAGGTTATACAATTTCGTATGTTACATtcaataatgaaaataaagaacaaaatatttcatgTCAATGTATTGGAGAAAATTCGACCTATACTATTAATGTTATCTTTGAACCTTTTTCACCACGCCAACCTATGAGCATACTACGTccattcataaaatatgttcaATTAAATCCTGACACATTCAGCAAATATTtaagaagaaataaatga
- a CDS encoding phospholipase A2, putative, giving the protein MRKEKKMNNGEDGNIYMYSDLFTSNLSDNENEDKYEKDKKDKKKNKSVVYTDDGYLQHGENEYSKLRAENSTILNNYFHNENIKPSEHDKNAYVAWDDMIIFPVDKKYSLKLFEGELSENKHTIKLRKPGFYCIALENNNDGKWDTIYFGFSKIQIELSYKLISKNDLPNAEGKERENTNNDRISNFGKNKQSPNEDNNKSIVEEMNSISDASDHINDMYKYTYEESEDMHDEKVPDTIRGRSNSVINNKNKLKNKNTNYHKPMTKNRYNSKLSLDHHNTIETFRCTFNNENKIRVGSNAKKYIYIYSKDADTYLDIFVRTHMALGMCIMCKYSLLYCGKNNKIPDDPYVPFRRPVSILSLDSGGVLATSSLIVLTRIENELRKELGNDNVNIMDCFDMVCGTSAGGLISLGLLGGYSLQDISVLLPDIMEKTFEGNRNIISGIFFEGYDINNVKNLFMEHIGNTFLASHKNLYCFVTATDVKHNPYKLFLLRNYTHKYNAINGESYAGLNQMPLWLAAWATASAPTYLKGPNEDDFKQYGFNIKPEIHLVDGALKASNPALIALEECARLNNKALPNFIHDDLDTLVSIGTGHSPMKLTKSGNDSTKTASTFEILINSTHLLTRATDTHREVLHWLSEKENTYFRFNVPYIGDINIDSRNTDDFDFISKSTLDYLTDEKYYDIKCLVRKLANNYIRSRYT; this is encoded by the exons ATGaggaaagaaaaaaaaatgaacaatGGAGAAGACGGAAATATCTATATGTATTCAGATTTGTTTACCTCAAATTTAAGTGATAACgaaaatgaagataaatatgaaaaagataaaaaagataaaaaaaaaaacaaaagtgTAGTTTATACAGATGATGGTTATTTACAACATGgagaaaatgaatatagTAAACTTAGAGCAGAAAATTCaacaatattaaataattattttcataatgaaaatataaaacctTCAGAACATGATAAAAATGCTTATGTAGCTTGGGATGATATGATTATATTTCctgttgataaaaaatattcccTCAAACTATTTGAAGGGGAATTGTCTGAAAATAAACACACAATCAAGTTGAGAAAACCAGGATTTTATTGTATCGCCTTGGAGAATAACAATGAT GGAAAATGGGATACCATATATTTCGGCTTCtcaaaaatacaaatagaACTAAGTTACAAATTgatatcaaaaaatgatttaccAAATGCAGAAGGGAAAGAAAGAGAAAATACAAACAATGATCGGATATCTAattttggaaaaaataagcaaagcccaaatgaagataataataaaagtataGTAGAAGAAATGAATTCAATTTCAGATGCAAGTGATCATATTAAtgatatgtataaatatacttaTGAAGAATCGGAAGATATGCATGATGAAAAAGTACCAGATACTATAAGAGGACGAAGTAATAGTGtgattaataataaaaataaattaaaaaataaaaatacaaattatcACAAGCCTATGACGAAAAATAGATATAATTCTAAATTATCTCTTGATCATCATAACACTATAGAAACATTTAGATGCActtttaataatgaaaataaaattagagTCGGATCcaatgcaaaaaaatatatatatatatatagtaaagATGCAGATACATATTTAGATATATTTGTTCGTACCCATATGGCTCTAGGAATGTGCATTATGTGTAAATACTCTTTGCTTTACTgtggaaaaaataacaaaattcCTGATGATCCCTATGTCCCATTTAGGAGACC AGTATCTATTTTATCTCTTGACAGTGGAGGGGTTTTGGCAACATCATCACTTATCGTTTTGACTCGAATTGAAAATGAGTTGAGAAAAGAACTTGGAAATgataatgtaaatataatggaTTGTTTTGATATGGTTTGCGGAACAAGTGCCGGAGGATTGATAAGCTTAGGATTATTGGGAGGTTATTCTTTACAAGATATTTCAGTCTTATTACCTGATATTATGGAAAAAACATTTGAAGGAAATCGAAATATAATATCAGGCATATTTTTCGAAGGATatgatattaataatgtgaaaaatttatttatggaGCATATTGGAAATACGTTTTTAGCTtcacataaaaatttatattgttttgtGACAGCAACAGATGTGAAACATAATCCAtataaactatttttattaagaaattatacacataaatataatgctATAAATGGGGAATCATATGCAGGGTTAAATCAAATGCCATTATGGCTAGCTGCATGGGCAACGGCATCTGCTCCGACATATTTAAAAGGCCCAAATGAAGATGATTTTAAACAATATggttttaatataaagCCAGAAATACATTTAGTTGATGGTGCATTAAAAGCAAGTAACCCAGCATTAATTGCATTAGAAGAATGTGCAAGATTAAACAATAAAGCTTTACCAAATTTTATACATGATGATTTAGATACTCTAGTATCTATTGGAACTGGACATTCCCCTATGAAATTGACTAAATCGGGCAATGATAGTACTAAAACTGCATCTACCtttgaaatattaattaattcaaCTCATTTATTAACACGAGCTACCGACACACATAGAGAAGTATTACATTGGCTTtctgaaaaagaaaatacatattttcgATTTAATGTACCATATATAGGAGATATTAATATAGATAGTCGGAATACGGATGATTTTGATTTCATTTCTAAATCTACACTTGATTATTTAActgatgaaaaatattatgacaTTAAATGTTTAGTTCGTAAGCTAgctaataattatattcgATCCCGATATACTTAG